A single genomic interval of Zingiber officinale cultivar Zhangliang chromosome 4A, Zo_v1.1, whole genome shotgun sequence harbors:
- the LOC121972047 gene encoding dnaJ homolog subfamily C member 8-like: MVAETEEDLLLKSFMSEVSEVERDNEVTRILSCFKLNPFEHLKLSFDSSVDEVKKQYRRLSLLVHPDKCKHPRAKEAFAALAKAQQLLLDPPEREYLLSQISTAKQELKLKRKKELKKGNASKIKAMVDEGKYEQQYEQSEEFKQELKIKVREILTEQEWRRRKMAVRISEEEGRLKKDEEETKEMWKRKREHEEQWEETRDGRVSSWRDFMKTGKKGKKGEIRPPKLKTEDPNKSYVQRPVKRS; encoded by the exons ATGGTTGCCGAGACGGAGGAGGATCTTCTGCTCAAGAGTTTCATGTCTGAGGTCAGCGAAGTGGAGAGGGATAACGAGGTCACCAG GATACTCTCATGCTTTAAGCTGAATCCTTTTGAGCATCTTAAGTTGTCCTTTGATTCCTCGGTTGATGAAGTGAAGAAGCAGTATAGAAGG CTGTCCTTGCTGGTTCACCCTGACAAGTGCAAGCATCCACGAGCAAAGGAGGCTTTTGCTG CATTGGCGAAAGCTCAGCAGTTACTCCTTGATCCACCGGAAAGAGAATACCTTCTTAGCCAAATCAGCACTGCTAAAC AGGAGCTTAagctaaaaaggaagaaagaacTCAAGAAAGGCAATGCTTCTAAAATAAAAGCAATGGTAGATGAG GGGAAATATGAGCAGCAGTATGAACAATCAGAAGAGTTCAAGCAAGAGTTGAAAATTAAAGTGCGTGAAATTTTAACTGAACAAGAATGGCGGAGGAGGAAAATGGCAGTGCGG ATATCCGAAGAGGAAGGAAGATTgaagaaagatgaagaagaaaCAAAGGAGATGTGGAAAAGAAAACGTGAACACGAGGAACAGTGGGAGGAAACAAGAGATGGGCGA GTTTCCAGCTGGAGAGATTTTATGAAGACTGGAAAGAAG GGCAAAAAAGGCGAGATACGACCTCCCAAACTGAAGACAGAGGATCCAAACAAGTCTTACGTGCAAAGGCCTGTAAAACGAAGTTGA
- the LOC121972045 gene encoding oxysterol-binding protein-related protein 1A-like isoform X1, which yields MLLREPSAPADPETALVHPPKPPPRMRPASMAPPPSYSSSSSSSVAVRRDHPHRSASLWASLSVGDRGRPSRRRRDCQSEPSSPSRLFSRNGRLHGDVSLNDIVGNGVSGVLHKWVNYGRGWRPRWFVLQDDVLSYYKIHGPDRIELAPDAKVAYKVIGEESIRRILHPKNGHPHLPCKPVGEVHLKVSSIKESGSDKKRFSIFTGTKRLHLRAATREEREAWMEVLRAVKSMFPRELNRELMAPTDMVVVSTEKLRQRLQQEGLSESAIQDSEQIMRREFASLQNQLLLFKQKQTFLLDTIRQLETEKADLENTLIDDRHKESIEFSSSSIPAHEQFNGNYSPEETASESDDNERHDAVNGKTDQEDITFFDSKDFLSSTSLSGGSDFLRCQIESDDENRYSVSSLDSTTDDSSMMSMGTKCIYVRRRKKLPDPVEKEKSVSLWSIIKDNIGKDLTKVCLPVYFNEPLSSLQKCCEDFEYSYLVDRAYEFGKKGDGLMRILNVAAFAVSGYASTDGRSCKPFNPLLGETYEAEFPEKGLRFFSEKVSHHPAILACHCEGNGWRFWGDSNLKSKFWGRSIQLDPVGVLNLGFDDGEIFQWNKVTTSIYNLILGKLYCDHYGTMRIQGNGEYSCKLKFKEQSIIDRNPHQVQGVVQDRSGKTVATLIGKWDESMHYIMGNGSVKGKGSEGIPEARLLWKQNKPPKHAARYNLTRFAITLNELMPGLKEKLPLTDSRLRPDQRCLENGEYEMANAEKLRLEERQRQARKMQETGWKPRWFAKDKASDAYHYIGGYWESREQGNWQGCIDIFGKNSSDQLVVE from the exons ATGCTCCTCCGTGAACCGAGCGCCCCAGCGGATCCCGAAACCGCTCTCGTTCATCCGCCAAAACCGCCGCCTCGCATGCGACCGGCCTCCATGGCTCCTCCGCCTTCCTActcctcgtcctcctcctcctccgtcgCCGTCCGCCGCGACCACCCTCATCGTTCCGCCTCCCTCTGGGCCTCTCTCTCGGTCGGCGACCGCGGACGTCCCAGTCGACGCCGCCGCGACTGCCAGTCGGAGCCCTCCTCCCCGTCCCGCCTCTTCTCCCGAAATGGACGCCTCCACGGCGACGTTAGCCTCAATGACATCGTCGGAAACGGCGTCTCCGGCGTCCTCCATAAGTGGGTTAACTACGGCCGCGGCTGGCGCCCGCGGTGGTTCGTCCTACAGGATGACGTCCTGTCCTACTACAAGATTCACGGACCCGACCGCATCGAGCTTGCTCCCGATGCGAAGGTGGCCTACAAGGTCATTGGCGAGGAATCCATTCGTCGGATCTTACACCCAAAGAATGGCCACCCTCATCTCCCCTGCAAGCCCGTCGGTGAAGTCCATCTCAAG GTTTCCTCGATTAAGGAGAGTGGATCCGACAAGAAGAGATTCTCGATCTTCACGGGGACAAAAAGGCTACACTTGAGGGCGGCCACGAGAGAGGAACGTGAGGCATGGATGGAAGTGCTGCGAGCAGTGAAGAGCATGTTCCCCAGGGAATTGAATAGGGAGCTTATGGCGCCGACTGATATGGTGGTCGTCTCCACAGAGAAGCTGAGGCAGAGACTTCAGCAGGAGGGATTGAGCGAATCCGCAATTCAAGACAGCGAGCAGATTATGCGGCGTGAGTTTGCTTCCTTGCAGAATCAGCTTCTTTTGTTTAAGCAGAAGCAAACTTTTCTCCTTGATACCATTCGCCAATTAGAG ACAGAAAAGGCTGATTTGGAGAATACACTTATTGATGATAGACACAAAGAATCTATAGAGTTTTCATCATCCTCTATTCCAGCGCATGAGCAATTTAATG GTAATTATTCACCAGAGGAAACTGCTAGTGAATCTGATGACAATGAAAGGCATGATGCTGTTAATGGGAAGACTGATCAAGAAGATATTACATTTTTTGATTCAAAAGATTTTCTCTCATCAACTTCTCTCAGCGGTGGTTCTGATTTTCTAAGATGTCAGATAGAGTCTGATGATGAAAACAGATATAGTGTTAGTTCTCTTGATAGTACTACTGACGACTCCTCTATGATGTCTATGGGAACGAAGTGCATCTATGTTAGGAGGCGCAAAAAGTTACCTGATCCAGTGGAGAAGGAAAAGAGCGTGAGCCTCTGGTCAATAATCAAGGACAACATTGGAAAGGATCTCACCAAAGTTTGTCTGCCAGTTTATTTTAATGAGCCACTGTCATCTCTTCAAAAGTGCTGTGAAGATTTTGAGTACTCCTATCTTGTTGACAGAGCATATGAATTTGGTAAAAAG GGGGATGGCCTTATGAGGATCCTAAATGTTGCCGCATTTGCTGTCTCTGGATATGCATCAACAGATGGCAGAAGTTGCAAACCTTTTAATCCACTTTTAGGTGAGACATATGAGGCTGAATTCCCTGAAAAAGGCCTACGTTTTTTCTCAGAAAAG GTCAGTCATCACCCTGCAATACTTGCATGTCACTGTGAAGGTAATGGATGGAGATTCTGGGGAGATTCCAATTTGAAAAGCAAGTTCTGGGGACGTTCCATTCAGCTCGATCCTGTTGGTGTTCTTAATCTCGGGTTTGATGATGGTGAAATTTTTCAATGGAACAAG GTGACAACTTCAATCTACAATCTAATATTGGGAAAACTGTATTGCGATCACTACGGCACCATGCGAATCCAAGGAAATGGTGAATATTCATGTAAGCTAAAGTTCAAGGAGCAATCAATAATTGATCGCAATCCCCATCAG GTGCAAGGTGTAGTCCAGGATCGAAGTGGAAAAACCGTAGCAACTCTAATTGGAAAATGGGATGAGAGCATGCATTACATAATGGGAAATGGCTCTGTGAAAGGCAAAGGATCTGAAGGTATTCCTGAAGCCCGATTATTGTGGAAACAAAATAAACCACCCAAGCATGCTGCCCGATATAACCTAACACGCTTTGCGATCACACTGAATGAACTTATGCCTGGTTTAAAG GAAAAGTTGCCGCTGACAGATTCAAGGCTCAGACCTGATCAGAGGTGCCTGGAGAATGGAGAGTATGAAATGGCAAATGCAGAGAAGTTGAGATTGGAAGAAAGACAAAGACAG GCAAGAAAGATGCAAGAAACCGGTTGGAAACCACGGTGGTTCGCCAAGGATAAAGCAAGCGATGCATATCATTACATCGGCGGATACTGGGAGAGCAGGGAACAAGGAAATTGGCAAGGTTGTATTGATATCTTTGGCAAAAACTCCAGCGACCAATTGGTGGTTGAGTAA
- the LOC121972045 gene encoding oxysterol-binding protein-related protein 1C-like isoform X2, whose product MMSMGTKCIYVRRRKKLPDPVEKEKSVSLWSIIKDNIGKDLTKVCLPVYFNEPLSSLQKCCEDFEYSYLVDRAYEFGKKGDGLMRILNVAAFAVSGYASTDGRSCKPFNPLLGETYEAEFPEKGLRFFSEKVSHHPAILACHCEGNGWRFWGDSNLKSKFWGRSIQLDPVGVLNLGFDDGEIFQWNKVTTSIYNLILGKLYCDHYGTMRIQGNGEYSCKLKFKEQSIIDRNPHQVQGVVQDRSGKTVATLIGKWDESMHYIMGNGSVKGKGSEGIPEARLLWKQNKPPKHAARYNLTRFAITLNELMPGLKEKLPLTDSRLRPDQRCLENGEYEMANAEKLRLEERQRQARKMQETGWKPRWFAKDKASDAYHYIGGYWESREQGNWQGCIDIFGKNSSDQLVVE is encoded by the exons ATGATGTCTATGGGAACGAAGTGCATCTATGTTAGGAGGCGCAAAAAGTTACCTGATCCAGTGGAGAAGGAAAAGAGCGTGAGCCTCTGGTCAATAATCAAGGACAACATTGGAAAGGATCTCACCAAAGTTTGTCTGCCAGTTTATTTTAATGAGCCACTGTCATCTCTTCAAAAGTGCTGTGAAGATTTTGAGTACTCCTATCTTGTTGACAGAGCATATGAATTTGGTAAAAAG GGGGATGGCCTTATGAGGATCCTAAATGTTGCCGCATTTGCTGTCTCTGGATATGCATCAACAGATGGCAGAAGTTGCAAACCTTTTAATCCACTTTTAGGTGAGACATATGAGGCTGAATTCCCTGAAAAAGGCCTACGTTTTTTCTCAGAAAAG GTCAGTCATCACCCTGCAATACTTGCATGTCACTGTGAAGGTAATGGATGGAGATTCTGGGGAGATTCCAATTTGAAAAGCAAGTTCTGGGGACGTTCCATTCAGCTCGATCCTGTTGGTGTTCTTAATCTCGGGTTTGATGATGGTGAAATTTTTCAATGGAACAAG GTGACAACTTCAATCTACAATCTAATATTGGGAAAACTGTATTGCGATCACTACGGCACCATGCGAATCCAAGGAAATGGTGAATATTCATGTAAGCTAAAGTTCAAGGAGCAATCAATAATTGATCGCAATCCCCATCAG GTGCAAGGTGTAGTCCAGGATCGAAGTGGAAAAACCGTAGCAACTCTAATTGGAAAATGGGATGAGAGCATGCATTACATAATGGGAAATGGCTCTGTGAAAGGCAAAGGATCTGAAGGTATTCCTGAAGCCCGATTATTGTGGAAACAAAATAAACCACCCAAGCATGCTGCCCGATATAACCTAACACGCTTTGCGATCACACTGAATGAACTTATGCCTGGTTTAAAG GAAAAGTTGCCGCTGACAGATTCAAGGCTCAGACCTGATCAGAGGTGCCTGGAGAATGGAGAGTATGAAATGGCAAATGCAGAGAAGTTGAGATTGGAAGAAAGACAAAGACAG GCAAGAAAGATGCAAGAAACCGGTTGGAAACCACGGTGGTTCGCCAAGGATAAAGCAAGCGATGCATATCATTACATCGGCGGATACTGGGAGAGCAGGGAACAAGGAAATTGGCAAGGTTGTATTGATATCTTTGGCAAAAACTCCAGCGACCAATTGGTGGTTGAGTAA